The Mugil cephalus isolate CIBA_MC_2020 chromosome 11, CIBA_Mcephalus_1.1, whole genome shotgun sequence genome includes a window with the following:
- the gtpbp10 gene encoding GTP-binding protein 10, protein MVYLSRICLRKYGNFVDNLRLYVRGGSGGMGLPRLGGQGGKGGDVWVVATNNMTLQRIKDKYPQKRFVAGVGANSSIRALKGEGGKNVEVLAPVGITVTTDDGRKIGDLNAEGDRVLVASGGSGGSFYSGFEPGKSQAKHIRLDLKLIADLGLVGFPNAGKSSLLTALSNATPEIASYAFTTLKPQIGKLIYPDYKQISVADLPGLIEGAHMNKGMGHKFLKHVERTKQLLFVVDVCGFQLASKTPFRSAFEAVQLLTKELELYKEELMSKPALLVVNKMDLPDAEDKLAELKEQLQNPDKFCNLLPDDMIPKNYMTFRHVVPVSALTGFGVSDLKSYIRQSLDEDAVTENKTFHREKLQALRQQLGGVCEKQGQRIPRASVRP, encoded by the exons ATGGTCTACCTGAGTAGGATTTGCCTCCGGAAG TATGGAAACTTTGTGGACAACCTCCGTCTGTACGTCCGTGGAGGCAGTGGCGGCATGGGCTTACCCCGCCTTGGGGGGCAAGGAGGGAAAGGGGGAGATGTTTGGGTGGTGGCGACGAATAACATGACCCTGCAGAGGATCAAGGACAAATACCCACAGAAGCGTTTTGTCGCTGGGGTCGGAGCCAACAGCAG CATCCGAGCTCtgaaaggagagggagggaagaacgTGGAGGTGTTGGCTCCTGTCGGTATCACTGTCACCACTGATGATGGCAGAAAAATTG GTGACCTGAACGCTGAAGGCGACCGTGTGTTGGTGGCTAGTGGTGGCTCTGGGGGATCTTTTTACTCTGGGTTTGAGCCCGGTAAAAGCCAAGCTAAACACATCCGGTTGGACCTCAAACTGATTGCTGACCTGGGCCTTGTGGG GTTTCCAAACGCAGGAAAGTCATCTCTCCTGACAGCTTTGTCGAACGCCACACCTGAGATTGCCAGCTATGCTT TCACAACGTTGAAGCCACAGATTGGCAAACTGATTTATCCAGATTACAAGCAG aTCTCTGTTGCTGATCTCCCGGGGTTGATTGAAGGAGCTCACATGAACAAAGGCATGGGCCACAAGTTCCTAAAACACGTGGAGAGGACCAAGCAGCTGTTATTTGTG GTAGACGTTTGCGGTTTCCAGCTGGCAAGCAAAACTCCATTTCGGTCGGCCTTTGAAGCTGTGCAACTTCTCACTAAG GAGTTGGAGTTGTATAAAGAGGAGCTGATGTCCAAGCCTGCATTACTGGTGGTGAATAAAATGGATCTGCCTGACGCGGAGGACAAACTAGCGGAGCTGAAGGAGCAACTACAAAACCCAGACA AGTTTTGTAATCTGCTGCCTGATGACATGATACCCAAGAACTACATGACCTTCAGACACGTCGTTCCCGTTTCCGCCCTCACTGGGTTTGGTGTCAGCGATCTGAAAAGCTACATCCGACAGTCCCTCGATGAAGACGCGGTCACGGAAAATAAAACCTTCCATCGAGAAAAGCTGCAAGCGCTGAGGCAACAGTTGGGAGGCGTTTGTGAGAAACAAGGGCAGCGTATCCCTCGTGCTTCGGTCAGACCTTAA
- the cldn12 gene encoding claudin-12: MSCRDIHATNAFSFIIAFVSVGGIVVATVIPQWRVTRLVTFNRNAKNVSVYDGLWAKCVKQDGYSGCYYHDSEWYSKVDQLDLRLLQFCLPTALTFGSLALLLCMAGMCKTCCCSDKPEPDIKTIRFLVNSAGCHLVAGTFLFLGGAVAIAPSVWFLFRTKEMNARYDNIFSDGFAVYVSIGCAGGLMLSALLMFMWYCMCKKLPSPFWLPLPSMPTSASTQPLTANGYPPSPVYGPQPFPPQAYPPAVIDAQPYVPIQGYTQSVIAPAAPQVFMPQHSAPEGYGSEVGGTQAYGYAASHAPSQSYAPSQSYAPSQSYAPSQSYAPSQSYAPSQGYASSHVGHRYSSRSRMSAIEIDIPVLSH, encoded by the exons ATGTCGTGCCGGGACATCCACGCCACCAACGCTTTCTCCTTCATCATTGCATTTGTGTCTGTGGGTGGGATTGTTGTGGCCACGGTGATCCCTCAGTGGCGTGTGACCAGGCTCGTCACCTTCAATCGCAACGCCAAAAATGTCAGCGTCTACGACGGGTTGTGGGCTAAATGTGTGAAGCAAGACGGCTACTCGGGATGTTACTACCATGATTCAGAG TGGTACTCTAAAGTGGACCAGTTAGATCTGCGGCTCCTGCAGTTCTGCCTCCCGACGGCCCTCACGTTCGGCTCTCTGGCCTTGCTGCTGTGCATGGCCGGGATGTGTaaaacctgctgctgctcggaCAAGCCTGAACCGGACATTAAAACGATTCGATTCCTGGTGAACAGTGCGGGCTGTCATCTGGTGGCCGGGACGTTCTTGTTTCTGGGCGGAGCCGTCGCCATCGCACCCTCAGTGTGGTTCCTGTTCCGCACCAAGGAGATGAACGCCAGATACGACAACATTTTCTCAGATGGATTCGCCGTGTACGTGTCAATAGGCTGCGCTGGGGGACTGATGTTGTCCGCGCTGCTGATGTTCATGTGGTACTGCATGTGTAAGAAGTTGCCTTCACCCTTCTGGTTGCCTTTACCCTCCATGCCTACCTCCGCGTCCACCCAGCCTCTCACCGCCAACGGATATCCTCCTTCACCAGTTTATGGCCCACAGCCCTTCCCACCTCAGGCGTATCCTCCCGCGGTGATCGACGCACAGCCTTACGTGCCCATTCAGGGCTACACGCAAAGTGTGATCGCCCCTGCTGCCCCACAGGTGTTCATGCCTCAGCACTCTGCTCCAGAGGGGTATGGTTCAGAGGTGGGAGGGACCCAAGCTTACGGCTACGCTGCCTCGCATGCTCCCTCTCAGAGTTACGCTCCCTCTCAGAGTTACGCCCCGTCTCAGAGTTACGCCCCGTCTCAGAGTTACGCTCCGTCTCAGAGTTACGCTCCGTCTCAGGGCTACGCGTCCAGCCACGTAGGCCACCGCTACTCCAGCCGCTCACGGATGTCAGCCATAGAGATTGACATTCCCGTACTGTCACACTGA